TTGATGAAAAGCCAAGAAAATTTTATGTGAGGCTTAGAGCGAGTTGAGGAGCCAAAGGAAACAATAGTAATGCCACTGCCATGGAAACAACAGAGAATTGATTTACTTAAAGCCTACTAAAAATTCTTCAGTTCATTAAGTAAAGGGTCAACAAACTCAAGGGAAGAATTGGCATTGTTGTTCATTGGATccatattttataaattctaataAAAATTCATTATGTTTTTATTTGGGGTTTGTTTGTTATGGAGAAAACAAGAGCTTTGACTGTTAAGATTCTACGCTGTTGGTTTTAATTGataatttaattcattttttatttctaggaatttaattttcttatttttaaaattttaaaatcagatccaattattaatttcaataaatttaaatttattataaaattattcttTTGTTACATAgcaatattttgttattttaaaacaTCACATTATTGaatttaaatcaattaaaattaattttttaaatctgAAAAATCAAAATCCTAAATTGAACTAAAACATATTTTACCCTTTgattaataatttaaatgaacAATATTAGTTATATTTGAAAATCTAAAATAAAGTTGAATTGAATTGGAGTAAAGAAAATTGGATGATAAAGACAAAGAAATAAAAAGTTGTAATAattattaaacacttgaaacacaactataaaaagaaaaggaaaaacaagAAGCCCCAGAAAGCACTGTACCTATACAACCATTATTGAAGTGAATGGTCAGAAGAAGGTTTTGTATGTTGTTACTAATCAAAGagtaaaagagaaagaaaatatgTTGAGATCTGCACAAAGAGATTCTACAAACACAAATCAAAGTGTGAAATTGGGAAAAGAACTGTGGTTGAATTTGGAGATAAAAAGAAAGCTAGAAAAACAACTTCTATATGCTAAAATCTGAAATGGGGTTTCAAATTCTCCACACTTGATTCAACTCTCAATTGTTTCTTCTCTGTTACCTTCCAGAGATACTTGCTGCATTAGGAAATGGTACCTGAGAACCTACTGTTACATTAGAATCATCACTTTCGGCCGCCACCGCCACGGCTGGGTTGCTTTTGGCCTCACCACTTTCACTTCCTTTTTCCAGCACCATAATGTTACTCTTATCTTCCGGTCGATCAGTCTGGGAAGAAGCCACTTGAAGTTGCAATGAATATTCCAAGTTCCATAACACATCCCCCATGCTCGGTCTGTCAACTCCGTATTCTGCCAAACATTTCTCTGCCGCTTCTGCAAATTTCTTCAGTGATCCTTCGCATATCGTCCCTGCAATTTTGGGGTCAACTATTTTCTCTATCATACCTTTTTTATGCCACTGCATTGCCCAGTCGGCTAAGCTAACTTGATCCCTCGGCAATCCAGGACAAATCACTGCCCTCGCACATAATACCTCGAAAAGAACCACACCGAATGAGTAAACATCTGATTTCTCCGTCAGTTGTTGTCTCCTGAAGTATTCTGGGTCTAGATACCCGAAACTACCTTTCACTGCCGTGCTAACATGGCCTTGGTCCATTGCAGCAGCTTTTGATAGCCCGAAATCAGACACTTTGGCCACGAAGTTCTCATCGAGGAGAATGTTGGTGGTCTTAACGTCACGGTGTATGATTCCTTGTGCCGCACCGGTGTGGAGATAATGCAACCCTCGAGCCGCACCGATGCAGATTTCAAGGCGTTGTTGCCATGTCAATGTGGGTTTATTAGCGGAGCCATAAAGATGGTCCCGAAATGGACCATTAGCCATATATTCATAAACCAAGATCATCTCCGAATCCTCATCGCAAAACCCTATGAGTGAGACGAGATGACGATGGCGGAGCTTGGAAAGCATTTGGATTTCGGTTTCGAATTCGTTAACGCCTTGTTCGGATCCATGGTTCCCTCGTTTGATTGCGACCTTGGTGCCATCGTCTAATGTCCCGATAAACACCTTGCCGAAGCCACCAACACCGATGACTGTCTTTTCGTCAAAATTTTGGGTCGCATTTTGTAGCTCGCTTAAATTGAAGAAGCGTCCAAGGCCATTAGAATAAACACTAGAATACCcactcttgctttttcttgacCCAAAGAGGCTTGATTTCCTGGAGCTGAAATTAGATTTGCTGCCATGGATTGGTAATAGCCAAGATGAGAAGCTTTTCTTTTTTTGCCAATCTTGGGGTCGTTTTTTCCATCGGACACAAACAACCCCAAGGAACAACATTGCAACGAAAGCCAATGCCAGCCCTGAAATCGCCACAATTTTGAGTTTGCTTGCACCAGGCCCTTTATATGAACCATCAACAGCATATAACCCATCCAAGCTATCAGCTAGGTTGCTCATCTTCATCACTTCCAAGCCATTGAGGATTGCATTAGGCAAGCCGGCGTTGGTTGTTGGACCAACTTGAACCGTGATTGAATCATTGGTTATCAATGAAGCATTAAGCACAAAATCTGTGTAATAGGCAGTGTTCAACTCGCCAGCTTTTTCACTGAGATCCAGATTCGATAGCGCCATCAAGCTGTTTATGTACACATTGAAGTATAACTCATTGAGGGTCTTGCTTACAACGTCGCAAAAGTGCATCCTGATGAGATACGAAAAGGTTCCATCCACATTCATCGCCCAAGAGAGATTGAAATTGGGCGCTATAGTTTGTTGATAAGCCTTGCTCGCCATCCGATCCGCGGTTAAGTAAACCATATCGGGAGCGACCAATCGAGTCATCCCATGGTCGGGTCGGTATTTGACGGTGGTACCTTTGGCTGCCTCAGTTCCCTCGGGAAACAAATTGTAGGGGGTATCAGGAGCCCACGTTCTGGACAGTGTATCGTTGCGTGGAGTTATGGTCGGCCCTCCCATATTCAACCGATAGGAGACTTCCAAGGCATAATTGGATAAGCCATTGAGGGTGTTACCTTGGGGTACTGAAGATGCAGAATCAGAGAGGAGTTCATCAGGGATCTCCGCAATCTCAATTGCATTGACGAAAGCGCAAGAATCCTTTTGGGGCTTGAAAATGAGGGAGAAATGTTGAGTCGCATTAACCAGGTATTCCTTGAAAACCACCTTGGAATCGTCATCCACAGAGAAGTCATGTAAAAGGACGAACTTATCTGTTTGAACTGTGAAAACCGCCGTTTTCAGATCATATTTTTGGTGAGGAATTGGGTAAAAATAGAGACGAATCCAATGCTTGCCAGGCTTGGAAATGAAGAAGGAATAGGTTGAATCCGAAGGGAAGATCCTTGCACTTGTATAAAGATCCTTCAGCGTGGAAGGGGTGGAATTGGAGAAGGCACTTTCGGGGATGGAAGCAACCGACGCTTGAACATCTTCACTGGTGGATAAATAGCTGCTTGTTTCAGTATCCGACTTGAATGTTCGTCCATCATCCATCTTCATTTCGCTTTTAGAACCACAGTTTAGAAGATAACTATCTGAAGGCTTAAATGAAGTCGGCGAAGAAGATGGAGCCGGCGAAACTGCAGGCGAATCCGCACCCTCATTATTGGCCAAAACTATGCTTCTTTTAAGGTTCAACAAAACTAAACAAAACAAAAGGGAGGAGACATAAAGAGCCCTAGTCGGCCTATGATGGTCTCCCCCCATTGCTCAAACCAACGCCCCCGCAAACCGCCGTATATTAAGGTGGCGATGATGGTGCTGGTGGCGGTGGTTATCGGGGGTAGGTAGTGGGTGACAAtacaacaaaaataaaacaagaaGAAAGAAAACTAATTTGTATAAAACCAGAAAAACACACAAAAGAATTTGTATAAAACCAGAAAAACACACAAAAGAATATTAACAAGACAGGTAGACAAAAGGGCTGTTTGTGGGAGACATGTAAGAAATGAAGAACATATACGTGCTAACTGCAAAGGTGTAATGTGGATATTTTTTTGGGCGGGGAAAGGAAGAAGAGAGGACTTGGTAAAATGGAGATCAGATTATAGTAAAAAGAATATTTATGACAAATGGCGAGGTTTGCGTTGGGCCGCTGGTGTCACCATCTTAGCTTTATTATCAAATTACTAAAGGAGGAGGGGGGAGTTGATAGCCTGCCTTTTAAGCTCCTTTTATGTCGTGCTCCCACGTTTAGAAATAACCATGAAATTCTCAtgctctctcttttttctttatttataataATCAAATACTAAACATCTATACTTTGAATTAAGTTAGGGTAACCATAATTATCTATTACTTCAACTTTGTTTACAACGtccattttttaaattaatatgtaTTCACAATAATCATATACAAAATTTCTACCATCATCAAATTCTTCTCCTTCTCTTTCTCATCTACAAATTAATTAAATCGGGTACTCAATTTTGGCTAAAAACTCTTCCAGACTTGGGGTCACTAAATTGCAACCAATTTCGTTGaaaattaactcaaaattcatattttataaatttattaaacaatATTATAAGGTTAATCTTctcattaattttattatataatctttTGAAAATTAACTaccaatttcaataaaaaaattatattagtcccgtaaattatgaatttaattctCATACtctaatttgataattttaattctcaaactTTTCACAAATTGAAATTTTAGTATTGATCCAAACAATAATTTTTGGATATctgttgaatgtattaagctttattatttaaaaatcatatgCAATAAGCATTTTATCATATGTATAATATTTTCAAGTAATACTTACAAAAAAATTATATCATTTTAGTTAATAGATTTAACAACTTATACTTTTAGTCAAAACTTAAAAACTAAAGATGTTCATAGGTTGGTTGGCTTGACTCTGTTTGGGTTAGGCTTGAGTTTATGTTTTTCAATCTCAGACTGAACCATTTTATTGTTTAgaagtaataaaaaaataattttatattaatatttatatatttttataattaaatgtaagtaatttttattgaataataaaaCGGGTCATTTGAGCAGGCTTAGGCCCAAGCTTTGGATTTTTTTAAAATCAGACCTCAGTCTGATCTATGAACAACTTTTAGTCAAGActgaattttcaaatttcaaaaagtataaattgaaaaatgatcaaattgaagaATGCATACTAAATAAAAAACTCAAGCATAACATCATACTAGTAGTAAATTTTGACCTAACATATTTAACTATTCTTGTTTAAATCAAAACTAAAAGTTCAAAAAACCAAATAGTATATAAATTAAATTCAACCACGTCAGAATACAAGGATTGAATTAACAATTTACACATATTACATGAACAAATAGCAGGATAtgacatatattttaaaatattttttttaatagatTTCGTTGTTTCACTAATTCAGGTTAAATAACGAGCTAACGAATCGCCCTTTTTTTGTCACTAAATTTCTCAATCAAATTTGTTCTAATACTCATAATAATCAACTTTCCGAAGATCCCGTTTAGATTCCAGATACTTGTAGCATTGGGTCCAGATATATTTTAGGCTTAATAGTTTATTTGGTCCTCCAACTTTATAAAAAAGAAAGTTATTTTATCTCTCCATttattttttcgatttttttagcctttaaatttgcattgagtttcaaatcatcaaaaatggataaaaaaatttaaaatatttaaaaaacaaaaaatattataattaaaaaaattataacaaatattttaaaattttaaaataattaattgcaaATGTAAACTATCACGTTGATACTACATTAGAGAGTGAAATATCTGCGAAGGACTCAAATAGATATCTTCAGGAATTATCAGTTTAGGCTTAGGGCTAGAAAAAGCCCATGATATGGTGGACAGGCCCCGTTTGCTTTTACGAATGAAACCTTTGCTTGATTAATCTCGGCATCTTCGACGCCGTTTCTCGGGGAACACCAGAAACATCCCGTATTGTTGTTGCTTGCCGAAAGGCCTTAAACAAAGGTGTGTTTCGATTTCGGCAAGGTTGGGGGCTTTTCCTTTTCTTGTTGGATTTGGATTTACTGTGGGTTTTAGCTCTTATTGATCATCATCTTCCTCTCTGTATCTCCTGGTGAGTTTATATTCTTTTTCTCTGTAATCAAATTCATTAATTTCTTAGTTAGAGTTGAACCTTCAATATTGATTTTCTGGTGGTTTACGCTCTTCCTCGGCGGCGCACGTTCCTTTTCCACCGCTTCTGGAAAAGCAGAATACCATCGGCTTTCAGGATTAGGGTTGGCGTCCACTTCATTCCCCTGGTAAGGTCACTTAGTCCTCGAATTCGTTC
This window of the Gossypium arboreum isolate Shixiya-1 chromosome 12, ASM2569848v2, whole genome shotgun sequence genome carries:
- the LOC108478014 gene encoding probable receptor-like protein kinase At5g61350 produces the protein MGGDHHRPTRALYVSSLLFCLVLLNLKRSIVLANNEGADSPAVSPAPSSSPTSFKPSDSYLLNCGSKSEMKMDDGRTFKSDTETSSYLSTSEDVQASVASIPESAFSNSTPSTLKDLYTSARIFPSDSTYSFFISKPGKHWIRLYFYPIPHQKYDLKTAVFTVQTDKFVLLHDFSVDDDSKVVFKEYLVNATQHFSLIFKPQKDSCAFVNAIEIAEIPDELLSDSASSVPQGNTLNGLSNYALEVSYRLNMGGPTITPRNDTLSRTWAPDTPYNLFPEGTEAAKGTTVKYRPDHGMTRLVAPDMVYLTADRMASKAYQQTIAPNFNLSWAMNVDGTFSYLIRMHFCDVVSKTLNELYFNVYINSLMALSNLDLSEKAGELNTAYYTDFVLNASLITNDSITVQVGPTTNAGLPNAILNGLEVMKMSNLADSLDGLYAVDGSYKGPGASKLKIVAISGLALAFVAMLFLGVVCVRWKKRPQDWQKKKSFSSWLLPIHGSKSNFSSRKSSLFGSRKSKSGYSSVYSNGLGRFFNLSELQNATQNFDEKTVIGVGGFGKVFIGTLDDGTKVAIKRGNHGSEQGVNEFETEIQMLSKLRHRHLVSLIGFCDEDSEMILVYEYMANGPFRDHLYGSANKPTLTWQQRLEICIGAARGLHYLHTGAAQGIIHRDVKTTNILLDENFVAKVSDFGLSKAAAMDQGHVSTAVKGSFGYLDPEYFRRQQLTEKSDVYSFGVVLFEVLCARAVICPGLPRDQVSLADWAMQWHKKGMIEKIVDPKIAGTICEGSLKKFAEAAEKCLAEYGVDRPSMGDVLWNLEYSLQLQVASSQTDRPEDKSNIMVLEKGSESGEAKSNPAVAVAAESDDSNVTVGSQVPFPNAASISGR